In a single window of the Elaeis guineensis isolate ETL-2024a chromosome 8, EG11, whole genome shotgun sequence genome:
- the LOC140859690 gene encoding glucan endo-1,3-beta-D-glucosidase produces the protein MLKKLGRRLSRLSSHIISQILQKKKRRPRPPSPIPVPLPSPSPPPSPPKMPHHPKYPPAPFLFPKAQSTVLPDPSPFFSPRLLSSPLPTNSFFQNFVLKNGDQPEYIHPYLIKSLNSSLSISFPSRFATPAYIYQTFNADLTISSPSSDSSKNHIISSCDDLSVTLDLPPSLRFFLVRGSPFVTCSTLAGPAPISISTIHAILSVVSNASSTKHTFRLNSDQTFLCYSSSPLYLTQSNVSLLTAQNFSGVIRIAFLPDPSYESVLDRFSACYPVSGDASFSRPFCLEYKWETKGWGDLLLLAHPLHLRLLSLDDSCVTVLRDFKYRSIDGELVGVVGDSWVLKTEPTSVTWHSIKGASEDGYPEINSALSKDVGALSSIATTSSYFYGKAIARAARLALIAEETCFPDVIPAVQSFLRDSITPWLDGSFGGNAFLYDPKWGGLVTKQGSVDSGADFGFGVFNDHHYHLGYFLYAIAVLAKLDPAWGRKYRRQAYALVADFMTLSRKPEANYTRLRCFDLWLLHSWAGGLTEFADGRNQESTSEAVNAYYAAALMGLSYGDSHLVAIGSTLAAFEIRAAETWWHVREGEGMYEDDFSRENRVVGVLWANKRDSGLWFAPAEWRECRMGIQVLPLLPITEVLFRDVRFVKELVDWTLPALGREGVTEAWKGFVYAMEGVYDKESALAKVRALNGFDDGNSLSNLLWWIHSRDEDEEGVVGWVRGCWFEKYCH, from the coding sequence ATGTTGAAGAAGCTCGGGAGGAGACTTAGTAGGCTCTCCAGCCATATAATCTCCCAAATCCTCCAGAAAAAGAAGCGACGCCCCAGACCTCCTTCCCCAATCCCAGTTCCactcccttctccctctcctcctccatcCCCTCCCAAGATGCCTCACCACCCCAAGTATCCTCCCGCCCCCTTCCTCTTCCCAAAAGCCCAATCCACCGTCCTCCCTGACCCCTCCCCATTCTTTTCCCCTCGACTTCTCTCCTCCCCTCTCCCCACCAACTCCTTCTTCCAAAACTTCGTCCTCAAGAACGGAGACCAGCCTGAGTACATCCACCCTTATCTCATCAAATCTCTCAactcctctctctccatctctttcCCTTCTCGCTTCGCCACACCTGCTTACATCTACCAGACCTTCAACGCCGATCTCACcatctcctccccctcctccgattCCTCCAAAAACCACATCATCTCTTCTTGCGATGATCTCAGCGTGACCCTcgacctccctccctccctccgctTCTTCCTCGTCCGCGGCAGCCCCTTCGTCACGTGCTCCACCCTCGCCGGCCCCGCCCCCATCTCCATCTCCACCATCCACGCCATCCTCTCCGTCGTCTCCAACGCTTCCTCCACCAAGCACACCTTCCGTCTCAACAGCGACCAGACCTTCCTCTGCTACTCCTCCTCCCCGCTCTACCTCACCCAATCCAACGTCTCCCTGCTCACCGCCCAGAATTTCTCCGGCGTCATCCGGATCGCGTTCCTCCCGGATCCCAGCTATGAATCCGTTCTCGATCGGTTCTCCGCCTGCTACCCGGTATCCGGCGACGCTTCCTTTTCTCGACCCTTCTGTTTGGAGTACAAGTGGGAGACGAAGGGGTGGGGTGATCTCCTCCTCCTCGCCCACCCCCTCCATCTCCGCCTCCTCTCGCTTGATGATTCGTGCGTCACCGTCTTGAGAGATTTCAAGTACCGGAGCATCGACGGGGAGCTCGTCGGCGTGGTCGGAGACTCGTGGGTCTTGAAAACCGAACCTACCTCGGTCACATGGCATTCGATCAAGGGCGCGAGCGAGGACGGCTATCCGGAGATCAACTCCGCCCTGTCCAAGGACGTCGGCGCTCTGAGTTCGATCGCCACTACTTCGTCATACTTTTACGGGAAGGCCATCGCCCGTGCTGCCCGTCTGGCTCTGATCGCGGAAGAGACCTGTTTCCCGGACGTCATTCCGGCGGTGCAGTCCTTCTTGAGGGACTCCATCACGCCGTGGTTGGATGGGAGCTTCGGCGGGAATGCCTTCCTCTATGATCCCAAATGGGGTGGCCTCGTCACCAAGCAGGGGTCGGTGGACTCCGGTGCGGATTTTGGATTTGGAGTTTTCAATGATCACCATTACCACTTGGGTTACTTCCTCTATGCGATAGCGGTGTTGGCGAAGCTCGATCCGGCTTGGGGGAGGAAGTACAGGCGACAAGCTTATGCCTTGGTGGCGGATTTCATGACCCTGTCTCGGAAGCCGGAAGCCAATTATACCCGATTGAGGTGCTTCGATCTATGGTTGCTGCATTCTTGGGCAGGAGGGCTGACTGAATTCGCCGATGGACGGAACCAGGAGAGCACAAGTGAGGCGGTGAATGCTTACTATGCGGCTGCTCTGATGGGATTGAGCTATGGAGACAGTCATCTTGTGGCCATCGGGTCGACGCTGGCGGCATTCGAGATCCGAGCAGCGGAGACTTGGTGGCATGTGAGGGAGGGAGAAGGCATGTATGAGGATGATTTCAGTAGGGAGAATAGAGTGGTTGGAGTGTTGTGGGCTAACAAGAGAGATAGCGGGCTGTGGTTTGCTCCTGCCGAGTGGAGGGAATGCAGGATGGGGATTCAGGTCTTGCCGTTGTTGCCTATAACTGAGGTTTTATTCCGTGATGTTAGGTTTGTGAAGGAGTTGGTGGATTGGACGTTGCCAGCTTTGGGAAGGGAAGGGGTTACGGAAGCGTGGAAGGGGTTTGTTTATGCCATGGAAGGGGTCTATGACAAGGAGTCAGCATTGGCGAAGGTGAGGGCTCTGAATGGGTTTGATGATGGTAACTCGCTCTCGAATTTGCTGTGGTGGATTCACAGCAGGGATGAAGATGAGGAGGGAGTTGTGGGATGGGTGAGAGGCTGCTGGTTCGAAAAGTATTGCCATTGA
- the LOC105050579 gene encoding RNA-binding motif protein 25 isoform X2 has translation MLRISCMLMLCGVPRYPAPYPTMIRPGFPPRPIPPIGMIPQLPRPPVTGIRGVPPIVTPVVRPVVPVVAPTEKPQTTAYVGKIALTVDDEFLLSLLRLCGPVKSWKRAQDPSNGTPKGFGFCEFESAEGVLRALRLLSNLNIDGQELMLKVDQATREYLELYVEKKTEQEKLKETEAGAADKESESTAGVEKQEPPEPAVEEKGKDSEDSRDKENEENIQKFGIVTDEDHQADRDALEKLTDMIEERLKTKPLPPPLPPAQTPAVGSAKSNSEGVSRSGDGYSDMGIMKRDAAEDKNDDETTSENKPATDYHKHETGSPDKSRKHDSKIKDRDRERDLKREKERELERYERERERERVRRERERELKLREAERLYKEHLKEWEAREKKKEYQRQYEKEREKERERERRREILKQEDDSDDDDDDSRKRRCRSSTLEEKRRKRRREKDDDLADKLKEEEQIAEAKKRAIEEQPPKDDMEPPIDMITENEKPVMQERKTAEGAQISPDQAYESISGNGDTPGDRIYGNSSGDELTMGLAAATDMKQTNNAPTRKLGFGLIGSGKRTTVLSVFHEEDDEDVDEKKMRPLVPLDYSTEEMQAVQTNASGAPANLVAAAELKKAEIKKERSRRSSDRFSQRERDRNNDESTHGEDGSKEKRPDRQRVREDKLKTENKKLLDAKQLIDMIPKTKEELFVYKINWDIYDKHELHERMRPWISKKITEFLGEEEATLVDYIVSCIRDHMQATKLLELLLSILDDEAEMFVLKMWRMLIFEIKRVETGLQLKPRV, from the exons ATGCTGCGCATCTCTTGTATGCTTATGTTGTGTG GGGTGCCCCGTTATCCTGCACCATACCCAACTATGATTCGTCCTGGTTTTCCTCCACGCCCAATTCCACCAATTGGCATGATACCCCAACTTCCACGACCTCCTGTTACTGGGATTCGTGGTGTTCCTCCTATTGTTACCCCTGTGGTCAGGCCAGTTGTCCCTGTTGTTGCACCAACAGAAAAGCCCCAAACCACAGCTTATGTTGGCAAGATTGCACTCACAGTAGATGATGAGTTTCTATTGTCTCTTCTTCGG cTTTGTGGACCAGTGAAGAGTTGGAAACGTGCTCAAGATCCCTCTAATGGAACTCCTAAGGGCTTTGGGTTTTGTGAATTTGAGTCTGCTGAAGGAGTTCTTCGAGCATTGCGCTTGTTGAGTAATTTGAACATCGATGGACAAGAGCTGATG CTAAAAGTTGACCAAGCAACCAGGGAATATCTTGAGCTATATGTTGAAAAGAAAACTGAACAAGAAAAGCTCAAAGAAACTGAAGCTGGAGCTGCTGATAAAGAAAGTGAAAGTACAGCCGGTGTTGAAAAGCAAGAGCCTCCAGAGCCAGCTGTAGAAGAAAAGGGAAAGGATTCAGAAGATTCCAGGGATAAAGAAAATGAAGAGAACATCCAGAAATTTGGTATTGTTACAGATGAAGATCATCAGGCTGATAGAGATGCCCTTGAGAAACTAACAGATATGATAGAGGAAAGATTAAAGACTAAACCTCTGCCTCCTCCGCTACCACCAGCACAGACCCCTGCTGTTGGTTCTGCTAAGTCAAATTCTGAAGGTGTTTCAAGATCGGGGGATGGGTATTCAGACATGGGTATTATGAAAAGag ATGCTGCTGAAGATAAGAATGATGATGAGACAACAAGTGAAAATAAGCCAGCAACTGATTACCACAAGCATGAGACTGGCTCACCTGATAAGAGCAGGAAGCATGATAGTAAGATCAAAGATCGAGATAGGGAGCGTGATTTGAAACGGGAGAAGGAAAGGGAACTGGAGAGATATGAGCGGGAACGAGAGCGAGAGAGAGTtaggagggagagggaaagagagctGAAGTTGAGAGAGGCTGAGCGATTGTATAAAGAACATCTTAAGGAGTGGGAAgctagagaaaaaaagaaagagtacCAGCGGCAGTACGAGAAGGAACGAGAGAAGGAAAGGGAACGGGAACGCCGCAGAGAGATCCTGAAGCAGGAAGATGAcagtgatgatgatgatgatgattcaaGGAAAAGAAGGTGTAGGAGCAGCACGCTTgaggagaagaggagaaagagacgGAGGGAGAAGGACGATGACTTGGCTGATAAATTAAAAGAGGAGGAACAAATTGCCGAAGCAAAGAAGAGGGCAATTGAGGAGCAGCCACCTAAAGATGATATGGAGCCTCCTATTGATATGATTACCGAGAATGAAAAACCTGTGATGCAGGAAAGAAAAACTGCTGAAGGTGCACAGATTTCTCCAGACCAGGCTTATGAAAGCATTTCTGGTAATGGTGATACCCCTG GTGACAGAATCTACGGAAACAGCAGTGGTGATGAACTGACTATGGGATTGGCTGCAGCAACAGACATGAAGCAGACTAACAATGCTCCAACTAGAAAGCTGGGGTTTGGTCTTATAGGTTCAGGGAAACGAACAACCGTACTATCTGTTTTTCATGAAGAGGATGATGAAGATGTAGATGAGAAAAAGATGAGACCTCTTGTGCCCCTCGATTATTCTACTGAGGAAATGCAGGCTGTCCAGACTAATGCTTCTGGGGCACCTGCAAATCTGGTAGCTGCTGCTGAATTGAAAAAGGCTgaaataaaaaaggaaagaagtagAAGATCTAGTGACAGATTTAGTCAGAGAGAGCGAGATAGAAACAATGATGAGAGTACCCATGGCGAGGATGGGAGCAAGGAGAAGAGGCCTGATCGGCAAAGGGTACGAGAAGATAAGTTGAAAACGGAAAACAAGAAGCTTTTGGATGCAAAACAGTTGATTGACATGATCCCAAAgactaaagaagaactatttgtTTACAAAATTAATTGGGATATATATGACAAG CATGAGTTGCATGAGAGAATGAGACCATGGATTTCAAAGAAAATAACTGAATTTCTTGGAGAGGAGGAAGCAACACTGGTTGACTACATTGTGTCCTGTATCAGAGATCACATGCAGGCAACGAAGTTGCTAGAACTGCTTTTATCTATATTGGATGATGAGGCAGAAATGTTTGTCCTCAAGATGTGGAGGATGTTAATTTTCGAAATCAAGAGAGTTGAGACAGGTCTACAGTTGAAACCAAGGGTCTAA
- the LOC105050579 gene encoding RNA-binding motif protein 25 isoform X1, whose product MAVGSPSSPESQEPKLDKSEPENPQAAPQNPSSLPPPSSTRASAVAAENSSPNLPPNSNPNPNPNLNPNPAVVIPSPPSVPAFAPSFRPLGAPPVPQYSIPFPSFRGPMAQNPSIQPPGISAPVRIMLPGAVSGATASVSPMPPVGAYQVPSGQLPHSAPVPYGQVPNGYMGVPAPSPWAPAAIPPPGVPRYPAPYPTMIRPGFPPRPIPPIGMIPQLPRPPVTGIRGVPPIVTPVVRPVVPVVAPTEKPQTTAYVGKIALTVDDEFLLSLLRLCGPVKSWKRAQDPSNGTPKGFGFCEFESAEGVLRALRLLSNLNIDGQELMLKVDQATREYLELYVEKKTEQEKLKETEAGAADKESESTAGVEKQEPPEPAVEEKGKDSEDSRDKENEENIQKFGIVTDEDHQADRDALEKLTDMIEERLKTKPLPPPLPPAQTPAVGSAKSNSEGVSRSGDGYSDMGIMKRDAAEDKNDDETTSENKPATDYHKHETGSPDKSRKHDSKIKDRDRERDLKREKERELERYERERERERVRRERERELKLREAERLYKEHLKEWEAREKKKEYQRQYEKEREKERERERRREILKQEDDSDDDDDDSRKRRCRSSTLEEKRRKRRREKDDDLADKLKEEEQIAEAKKRAIEEQPPKDDMEPPIDMITENEKPVMQERKTAEGAQISPDQAYESISGNGDTPGDRIYGNSSGDELTMGLAAATDMKQTNNAPTRKLGFGLIGSGKRTTVLSVFHEEDDEDVDEKKMRPLVPLDYSTEEMQAVQTNASGAPANLVAAAELKKAEIKKERSRRSSDRFSQRERDRNNDESTHGEDGSKEKRPDRQRVREDKLKTENKKLLDAKQLIDMIPKTKEELFVYKINWDIYDKHELHERMRPWISKKITEFLGEEEATLVDYIVSCIRDHMQATKLLELLLSILDDEAEMFVLKMWRMLIFEIKRVETGLQLKPRV is encoded by the exons ATGGCGGTTGGCTCCCCTTCCTCCCCCGAAAGCCAAGAGCCAAAACTAGACAAATCGGAGCCCGAGAATCCCCAAGCCGCCCCCCAAAATCCttcctctctcccccctccctcctcCACTCGCGCCTCCGCCGTGGCCGCCGAAAACTCTAGCCCCAATCTCCCTCCAAAttctaatcctaaccctaaccctaacctcaATCCAAACCCAGCCGTCGTGATCCCTTCTCCTCCATCAGTTCCAGCCTTCGCCCCGTCGTTCCGGCCCCTGGGTGCTCCTCCTGTCCCCCAGTACTCCATCCCGTTTCCCAGCTTTCGGGGTCCGATGGCTCAAAACCCCAGCATCCAGCCGCCGGGGATCTCGGCCCCGGTCCGGATCATGCTTCCCGGGGCGGTGAGTGGCGCGACGGCCTCTGTTTCGCCCATGCCGCCCGTTGGCGCGTACCAGGTTCCCTCCGGTCAGCTCCCCCACTCCGCCCCGGTGCCCTACGGGCAGGTTCCCAATGGATATATGGGAGTTCCCGCGCCTTCACCGTGGGCTCCGGCAGCGATACCTCCACCTG GGGTGCCCCGTTATCCTGCACCATACCCAACTATGATTCGTCCTGGTTTTCCTCCACGCCCAATTCCACCAATTGGCATGATACCCCAACTTCCACGACCTCCTGTTACTGGGATTCGTGGTGTTCCTCCTATTGTTACCCCTGTGGTCAGGCCAGTTGTCCCTGTTGTTGCACCAACAGAAAAGCCCCAAACCACAGCTTATGTTGGCAAGATTGCACTCACAGTAGATGATGAGTTTCTATTGTCTCTTCTTCGG cTTTGTGGACCAGTGAAGAGTTGGAAACGTGCTCAAGATCCCTCTAATGGAACTCCTAAGGGCTTTGGGTTTTGTGAATTTGAGTCTGCTGAAGGAGTTCTTCGAGCATTGCGCTTGTTGAGTAATTTGAACATCGATGGACAAGAGCTGATG CTAAAAGTTGACCAAGCAACCAGGGAATATCTTGAGCTATATGTTGAAAAGAAAACTGAACAAGAAAAGCTCAAAGAAACTGAAGCTGGAGCTGCTGATAAAGAAAGTGAAAGTACAGCCGGTGTTGAAAAGCAAGAGCCTCCAGAGCCAGCTGTAGAAGAAAAGGGAAAGGATTCAGAAGATTCCAGGGATAAAGAAAATGAAGAGAACATCCAGAAATTTGGTATTGTTACAGATGAAGATCATCAGGCTGATAGAGATGCCCTTGAGAAACTAACAGATATGATAGAGGAAAGATTAAAGACTAAACCTCTGCCTCCTCCGCTACCACCAGCACAGACCCCTGCTGTTGGTTCTGCTAAGTCAAATTCTGAAGGTGTTTCAAGATCGGGGGATGGGTATTCAGACATGGGTATTATGAAAAGag ATGCTGCTGAAGATAAGAATGATGATGAGACAACAAGTGAAAATAAGCCAGCAACTGATTACCACAAGCATGAGACTGGCTCACCTGATAAGAGCAGGAAGCATGATAGTAAGATCAAAGATCGAGATAGGGAGCGTGATTTGAAACGGGAGAAGGAAAGGGAACTGGAGAGATATGAGCGGGAACGAGAGCGAGAGAGAGTtaggagggagagggaaagagagctGAAGTTGAGAGAGGCTGAGCGATTGTATAAAGAACATCTTAAGGAGTGGGAAgctagagaaaaaaagaaagagtacCAGCGGCAGTACGAGAAGGAACGAGAGAAGGAAAGGGAACGGGAACGCCGCAGAGAGATCCTGAAGCAGGAAGATGAcagtgatgatgatgatgatgattcaaGGAAAAGAAGGTGTAGGAGCAGCACGCTTgaggagaagaggagaaagagacgGAGGGAGAAGGACGATGACTTGGCTGATAAATTAAAAGAGGAGGAACAAATTGCCGAAGCAAAGAAGAGGGCAATTGAGGAGCAGCCACCTAAAGATGATATGGAGCCTCCTATTGATATGATTACCGAGAATGAAAAACCTGTGATGCAGGAAAGAAAAACTGCTGAAGGTGCACAGATTTCTCCAGACCAGGCTTATGAAAGCATTTCTGGTAATGGTGATACCCCTG GTGACAGAATCTACGGAAACAGCAGTGGTGATGAACTGACTATGGGATTGGCTGCAGCAACAGACATGAAGCAGACTAACAATGCTCCAACTAGAAAGCTGGGGTTTGGTCTTATAGGTTCAGGGAAACGAACAACCGTACTATCTGTTTTTCATGAAGAGGATGATGAAGATGTAGATGAGAAAAAGATGAGACCTCTTGTGCCCCTCGATTATTCTACTGAGGAAATGCAGGCTGTCCAGACTAATGCTTCTGGGGCACCTGCAAATCTGGTAGCTGCTGCTGAATTGAAAAAGGCTgaaataaaaaaggaaagaagtagAAGATCTAGTGACAGATTTAGTCAGAGAGAGCGAGATAGAAACAATGATGAGAGTACCCATGGCGAGGATGGGAGCAAGGAGAAGAGGCCTGATCGGCAAAGGGTACGAGAAGATAAGTTGAAAACGGAAAACAAGAAGCTTTTGGATGCAAAACAGTTGATTGACATGATCCCAAAgactaaagaagaactatttgtTTACAAAATTAATTGGGATATATATGACAAG CATGAGTTGCATGAGAGAATGAGACCATGGATTTCAAAGAAAATAACTGAATTTCTTGGAGAGGAGGAAGCAACACTGGTTGACTACATTGTGTCCTGTATCAGAGATCACATGCAGGCAACGAAGTTGCTAGAACTGCTTTTATCTATATTGGATGATGAGGCAGAAATGTTTGTCCTCAAGATGTGGAGGATGTTAATTTTCGAAATCAAGAGAGTTGAGACAGGTCTACAGTTGAAACCAAGGGTCTAA
- the LOC105050579 gene encoding RNA-binding motif protein 25 isoform X3: MLRISWVPRYPAPYPTMIRPGFPPRPIPPIGMIPQLPRPPVTGIRGVPPIVTPVVRPVVPVVAPTEKPQTTAYVGKIALTVDDEFLLSLLRLCGPVKSWKRAQDPSNGTPKGFGFCEFESAEGVLRALRLLSNLNIDGQELMLKVDQATREYLELYVEKKTEQEKLKETEAGAADKESESTAGVEKQEPPEPAVEEKGKDSEDSRDKENEENIQKFGIVTDEDHQADRDALEKLTDMIEERLKTKPLPPPLPPAQTPAVGSAKSNSEGVSRSGDGYSDMGIMKRDAAEDKNDDETTSENKPATDYHKHETGSPDKSRKHDSKIKDRDRERDLKREKERELERYERERERERVRRERERELKLREAERLYKEHLKEWEAREKKKEYQRQYEKEREKERERERRREILKQEDDSDDDDDDSRKRRCRSSTLEEKRRKRRREKDDDLADKLKEEEQIAEAKKRAIEEQPPKDDMEPPIDMITENEKPVMQERKTAEGAQISPDQAYESISGNGDTPGDRIYGNSSGDELTMGLAAATDMKQTNNAPTRKLGFGLIGSGKRTTVLSVFHEEDDEDVDEKKMRPLVPLDYSTEEMQAVQTNASGAPANLVAAAELKKAEIKKERSRRSSDRFSQRERDRNNDESTHGEDGSKEKRPDRQRVREDKLKTENKKLLDAKQLIDMIPKTKEELFVYKINWDIYDKHELHERMRPWISKKITEFLGEEEATLVDYIVSCIRDHMQATKLLELLLSILDDEAEMFVLKMWRMLIFEIKRVETGLQLKPRV; encoded by the exons ATGCTGCGCATCTCTT GGGTGCCCCGTTATCCTGCACCATACCCAACTATGATTCGTCCTGGTTTTCCTCCACGCCCAATTCCACCAATTGGCATGATACCCCAACTTCCACGACCTCCTGTTACTGGGATTCGTGGTGTTCCTCCTATTGTTACCCCTGTGGTCAGGCCAGTTGTCCCTGTTGTTGCACCAACAGAAAAGCCCCAAACCACAGCTTATGTTGGCAAGATTGCACTCACAGTAGATGATGAGTTTCTATTGTCTCTTCTTCGG cTTTGTGGACCAGTGAAGAGTTGGAAACGTGCTCAAGATCCCTCTAATGGAACTCCTAAGGGCTTTGGGTTTTGTGAATTTGAGTCTGCTGAAGGAGTTCTTCGAGCATTGCGCTTGTTGAGTAATTTGAACATCGATGGACAAGAGCTGATG CTAAAAGTTGACCAAGCAACCAGGGAATATCTTGAGCTATATGTTGAAAAGAAAACTGAACAAGAAAAGCTCAAAGAAACTGAAGCTGGAGCTGCTGATAAAGAAAGTGAAAGTACAGCCGGTGTTGAAAAGCAAGAGCCTCCAGAGCCAGCTGTAGAAGAAAAGGGAAAGGATTCAGAAGATTCCAGGGATAAAGAAAATGAAGAGAACATCCAGAAATTTGGTATTGTTACAGATGAAGATCATCAGGCTGATAGAGATGCCCTTGAGAAACTAACAGATATGATAGAGGAAAGATTAAAGACTAAACCTCTGCCTCCTCCGCTACCACCAGCACAGACCCCTGCTGTTGGTTCTGCTAAGTCAAATTCTGAAGGTGTTTCAAGATCGGGGGATGGGTATTCAGACATGGGTATTATGAAAAGag ATGCTGCTGAAGATAAGAATGATGATGAGACAACAAGTGAAAATAAGCCAGCAACTGATTACCACAAGCATGAGACTGGCTCACCTGATAAGAGCAGGAAGCATGATAGTAAGATCAAAGATCGAGATAGGGAGCGTGATTTGAAACGGGAGAAGGAAAGGGAACTGGAGAGATATGAGCGGGAACGAGAGCGAGAGAGAGTtaggagggagagggaaagagagctGAAGTTGAGAGAGGCTGAGCGATTGTATAAAGAACATCTTAAGGAGTGGGAAgctagagaaaaaaagaaagagtacCAGCGGCAGTACGAGAAGGAACGAGAGAAGGAAAGGGAACGGGAACGCCGCAGAGAGATCCTGAAGCAGGAAGATGAcagtgatgatgatgatgatgattcaaGGAAAAGAAGGTGTAGGAGCAGCACGCTTgaggagaagaggagaaagagacgGAGGGAGAAGGACGATGACTTGGCTGATAAATTAAAAGAGGAGGAACAAATTGCCGAAGCAAAGAAGAGGGCAATTGAGGAGCAGCCACCTAAAGATGATATGGAGCCTCCTATTGATATGATTACCGAGAATGAAAAACCTGTGATGCAGGAAAGAAAAACTGCTGAAGGTGCACAGATTTCTCCAGACCAGGCTTATGAAAGCATTTCTGGTAATGGTGATACCCCTG GTGACAGAATCTACGGAAACAGCAGTGGTGATGAACTGACTATGGGATTGGCTGCAGCAACAGACATGAAGCAGACTAACAATGCTCCAACTAGAAAGCTGGGGTTTGGTCTTATAGGTTCAGGGAAACGAACAACCGTACTATCTGTTTTTCATGAAGAGGATGATGAAGATGTAGATGAGAAAAAGATGAGACCTCTTGTGCCCCTCGATTATTCTACTGAGGAAATGCAGGCTGTCCAGACTAATGCTTCTGGGGCACCTGCAAATCTGGTAGCTGCTGCTGAATTGAAAAAGGCTgaaataaaaaaggaaagaagtagAAGATCTAGTGACAGATTTAGTCAGAGAGAGCGAGATAGAAACAATGATGAGAGTACCCATGGCGAGGATGGGAGCAAGGAGAAGAGGCCTGATCGGCAAAGGGTACGAGAAGATAAGTTGAAAACGGAAAACAAGAAGCTTTTGGATGCAAAACAGTTGATTGACATGATCCCAAAgactaaagaagaactatttgtTTACAAAATTAATTGGGATATATATGACAAG CATGAGTTGCATGAGAGAATGAGACCATGGATTTCAAAGAAAATAACTGAATTTCTTGGAGAGGAGGAAGCAACACTGGTTGACTACATTGTGTCCTGTATCAGAGATCACATGCAGGCAACGAAGTTGCTAGAACTGCTTTTATCTATATTGGATGATGAGGCAGAAATGTTTGTCCTCAAGATGTGGAGGATGTTAATTTTCGAAATCAAGAGAGTTGAGACAGGTCTACAGTTGAAACCAAGGGTCTAA